The Arachis hypogaea cultivar Tifrunner chromosome 14, arahy.Tifrunner.gnm2.J5K5, whole genome shotgun sequence DNA window caaagaatataaattaaaaaatctaaaaaatttaaatttaaaataactactatatttatttagtaagattcaaaaaattaaaatattaagtatataattaataatagtttGATAAAATAATCTAAacaaaaaatttcattaaaaaatgaaaatttgaaaatataaatgataaaataactttgtaataaattaattatttttattattttatgtaaagatattttatttattaagatctaaaaaataatattaaaattagtagtattaaaaatttaatattaggaAGAAAAAATAGGAGAGATTTATATAAAGATTAATTtgattcatttttaaaatttgaaggatGAAAAGTACTTACGTGCAAAATTTGAGAAATTAATTTgactttaaataaatttattacgtATCAGATAACACATGGTATGCTACATGTCATTGACTTGACACATTGGCCAATTATTTTGTGATGCGTAACATTAATTTACTACATCATCATGCCAGACATTTAACGTAACATATCATCATCTAACTAACGAAATGTCCAATTTAACTTACATTTTATCTTTCAGAgactaatatgactaatttaatcttttaaaaattaatttgaaaaataaattatttttcatagatgaatttaactattaacctgtttaaataatttttttaaaaaaaataatgatgcaGGAAATTTACTAGCGAAAATTagataaagaaaaagtataggtagataatgaaaatattaaataatgtgaacaatagatatattggatgttcatttcactaggtgtacggatgattattttaagagaaaaggacaaataggtccctgacttttTGCCCTGCgaacattttcgtccctgaccattaaaaaatacttttaagtccttgACCTTCACAAAACCTGGACAGATCAGTCCCTGATGGAGGCATTTGgtcggagggactgatccgtccaagttttgtgaaggtcagggacttaaaagtatttttcaatggttaggGACAAAAATATCCACGGGACAAAAGGTGAGGGACCTATTTGTCGTTTtctcttattttaatattaagatttagattaGGGTTGTACACGAatcggatcgaatcggatcgAATCGGATATAGCCTAAAATTCTATCCGATCCGTACTGCactcatcggatcggatcagatatcGGGTATATTCGCATAAttcaaaaaaactattttaagattttgtttggctgtttttacaaaaaaaaaatatccagaaaattcatttttcacctgtttaagcctatttatttctaaaatattattaataaaaattctcttgaataacaaaaacaaaataataacacaagatttaaatttaattattctaagttgaagtgcaacataaaaattaaaaacaagatatcataaaGTTCATAAAAgaacacactaaaattcatataacattagggtttactttcttaaactatgcGATTTATATGAGATGTGCGGATATGCGGATTTGCGGATCCGATCAGTAGATATCACTgccaaatccgcaatccgatcctatcatagtgcggatcggattggatccgatccgatgactCTGCGGATCGAATAATATCCACAAAATTTGGATCGAATGCGAATAATTATCGCGGATATGcagatattatccgatccatgtgcagcgctaatttagataattaatttggagatgtagtatatttttatttgattgataattgttcatattgttcaaaataGTCATTATTTACCTAGCACTTCCCTTAGATAAATATGTCAATGTTGGTGTATTCTTCCAAACCGATAAATATGTCAATGTTGGTGTATTCTTCCAAACCATCTCAAAATTGGAGCGGCAAGTTACTTTATCATAGATGACCAACGGCAGGGTTTCGAAACAAGAAGGCAGATGGAGCAGCAACATATTATTTTACAACAATGTAAATGAAAATTAATTCCATCAAAATGTCATCATTATTGTAAATGGGTGGAATAATCACATAAACTATCCAAGTTGCATATTCCATGCTTTCACATTTAAACACCATAGCTGCGAGAACCCACCATTCAGAAGACCCAATACCTGATACTACGAATATAACTGGCTACATTGATGATCTATAAAACACCAGTAACTAATGccttaacaacaacaataataatataatcatgCACACAGAATGGAGGCATCTAGAAAAAAGAACCCCCCCAATGGCAGCCCGGTCTTCCTTGGTTGGTTGAAAGGATTTGTCTTTGCTTTTGCTTCCATGATTAATCCAGCTTAACGTTAGAATAAAGAAGTGTGTCCCGTGTGAGCGGCATGTTCAACAAGTAATGTATCTGTCAGTAAACAAACAAATTGGTAAATACACATCGCCGTGCAGCATTGATCACGGATCGTTAATTATCCAACTGGTCCACTCCTACTGCTTGGCCTTCTGTTTTAAAGAGATCCACGACCGCAGAAAAGATTTATGATTTAGTGTAATTATTTTGCAGGAAACTTACCCCAATAAGAGTTGAAATGAGCAAAATTATTCCTGTTACCCAAGCAAGGGTTCTCCTAACTAGCAACACTTCTGGTAGCGTTGCATTCAGTGGTTGTGTTTCTTCCAACCATCGCACATTGTGGTGAGGAGTATAGATCGCATCAAACCTTTTGCCCATCTCTTCAGAAGTGGTTGTTATCACACCAACAATTTGACCTGCTCAATCGATGATCCTTGAGAGGTTAAATGAAGGAAAATGAATCCTTTAAGACCAAAATAATATTGACAACTGATGAACAAATAATCAGCTAATAATTTGATGCAGTCAATTTGACTATTATTTCATTTTGGTACCCTGGGGCCAAGGcccaaagaaaagcaataaaattgcAATGCAATCCTTTTGAGTTTTGAATCAAAGACCAACTATTTAAGCCTGACAAAAATAAACCTTTATATGCTTCTTGCAGGGAACCAAATATCTTTGTCACAGTTGCAAGAAATAATTCAGCTCCATGTTCAGCAAGACTTTCAGTATCCTGTTGCTCTTGCAAAACCTGCACCGAGTCAATCGATGGTTATCTTTAAGGGAGTAGACACCTTTTATGAGTTGAACGGGTCAAAATAGTCTTGAATTTTCCTTCTAAAGGCAAAGAAGAATAGGAAAAGAAGGGAGGAAAGACGTTGCATCGAGCACCTTGATCCCATTGAAGTACCCCATTACCAACTCAGCGGGACTCTGAGTACTCTGAGTTAAATATTCATGCATTTGAATAGCCCTTTGTACATTACGAATAAGAGACAGCAAAGCTATTACATACTCCCTTTCTGGTTTctgaaaacacagataagtaaaaactcacaatcaGTCTCAATAAAGATATATACAAGTTGCAAAatataaatcctaaaatcccaAATGTCTTCATGATACCTTTGACATATGAAGACTAAAGGCACCATTTGCCAATGGGATGGTAAGAACTCCATTTAATGGTTCTAGTGCATCTGAAGCATATGATCCACCCATCAAAGATGACTAAGAAACACAAACAACAAAGTCACATATAATatgaaaactaaaatattatttaagtagCACATAGATATGCATAACATGAAGAAAAAACTGACAAAATCACTAATTGCTGCATCAGTTAAGTCTCCATATTGCTCATCCAAAGAAAACACAGAAACATCATTCTCATCTGCAGAAATAAAtccaaaaaagaataagaaaaaccactaactaaaatttataataaattctaCTAGTTGTGCCTGTTAGCATTGTCATTCGTATTCTGTTTCCCACATTCATGAACATTACAAAATCACTCACCTAGAAGGTGAATGTCAACTTTGTCAGAACCAAGGAAGTTTGTCCTCAAAACTGAATCACTCAACTTTGCATTATCTTGGACAATTTTTTCAAGACCTAAATTCAAGATAAGttcatactattattattactattcatGAACAAGAGCACATTGTACAAGGAAACAGCTCTTCCAAACCGAGTTTATCTCCAAATTGAGCAAGTAAGGGGCTATCTACCCTTAGATTATTTTAAGATGAAAATGTGGATAAACCCCATACTTTTTCACTTAATAAGACAAACTCAATTCAAGGAAGTTATCTCTACTATAGAATCAACCAATTTAAAGTCAAGGCAAGACACCATTAACTCCATCCACTTCCAACAAGAACACAGCACCAGGCCTATTGAATGGATTGGGAATGAGGACCTCATTCAACTGCAAAACAGAATTATCAGCCGTTAGTTCTATAAAGGCTATAAGAAACACATGATATAACATAAACTAGGTCGTGAAAACTGAATATCATTGATGATTTCAAAGACCTTGGATGAGCTAGAAGTTGACAGGCTAGAAGGTGGTGCAAAACCAAGCAAGATTGACACAGCAGCACCAACTTCCTGAAGCAACATAGTGGGGTGCTGCAAATTGAAAATAGTAACACAGTGAGATCACTATTCTttaattcaacaacaacaacaacaacaacaacaacaacaactactgCTGCTGCAAAATATTGCAGTTAACTCATAATGGAGAATGAGGGAACATGAAAAGGACAGAGATATTGAGAAGCTttgaatccaattaaaaaaaaaaagggtttaaCCCTGATTCAAATATTCAATAAGATAAATTCACTTGAACATGAAAAAGGAGGTCACGCAGGGGATGGGTTGAGGGGGTGTGAGAAGCATACTATGAGTTTACACGAGAAGATTATAATATAACCTACACCAAGATAAATTAGAAAAATGTCCATCACCACtccaaaattaacaattaaaaaaaattgctcTGGATATGTAAGTTTATACAATATTGCCTTTGTtgtattgtaataaaaaaaattagcataaaTTTCTCGTCCAGGTTCATTTTTATACAAAGATTCAAATGATTTATCTATAGATATGGGTTTAAGATAATTAATTTAGACTTCTAATCTATGACCAAGCTACTAGGTAGTAGGTGGTGTTCTTTAAGTTTATATAAGAAAATTCGGCTTCTATGAAAAGTAATATGGAAATCAAGTGAGAGGAAACCCTTTCAAGATAGTAAATATTTCTCATCGGTAGAATCACTATAGCACATctgaatttgaaataatttaagaAATTTGATAAAATGAAAGGCTTTTTACAGCAAATTTCTTTCTCTATTCCTCTTAGAGCTGTTCTTTCACTTTGccattcttgtttttcatatttgTATCAAATTATCAGCTCCTTTCTATTCTCCAAACTCTTATAACTTTATTTTGATGCATTGAGAATGTAAAAATTACACTATCATTCAATTGAAAATTAAGCTCATTCTGTAACCATTCAAGTAATGGGGGGTAAAAGGTACATCAAATTCCaactttttgtttttataatttctCAGACCTAGCAACCAAGACTACCTAAGCAGAAGAGATGCAGTCTACTATACACCCCCCCCCCCTCCTTTTCCTTcccctcccccttttttttttctctccccTCCCTCTTTCTAATACTACCAATCCAAAATTCAATTTCTCCAGTTAGCAGAATTAACACTAAAACTCAAGAAGTCCCTAAATGCTCAAATGCCTCCTAAGTCCTAACCTTGACTCGGATATAACAAGCAAAATCAAGGGCAATAACTTGATCATCTAATGAAGTTCATTGACAGTTTTTTTCCCTCATTATGAAAAATTCATATGGAAAAAGCTTTTCAAGTGATGAAATTCTATAATTCAGTCAGTGTTGCTTGATTTACTAATCAGATTGGAGAACTGATTTTCACAATCGCAATTTCAAGTAAACAACTGAAATACGCATTGATCTACAAAGAAGAACCACAAACCTCATCGTTGGATGATCCAGCGCGAAGGAATTGATGACCGGAACCATCGATGAAGAAAACGGAACCAGAAGGCTCACCCTGTGCCCAACAAAACAATCAAATCAAACAGAAGAAAATATAAAAGTTTGATCGAAACCGCCATCAAATGCAAAGATAATCCAACAATcgtaaagagaaagagaaaaaacagAGAGAAACAAACCTTAGATtgggaagagaagagagagaagataacgAAGAGGCTCCAAATGATGGAAACGCGAAACTCCAtcgtagagagagaaagagagatctGAAGGTTCCACTTCAGCTGATGTGTTTTGTTATTTTCCTTGCGAAATACAATCGcgtt harbors:
- the LOC112741482 gene encoding uncharacterized protein yields the protein MEFRVSIIWSLFVIFSLFSSQSKGEPSGSVFFIDGSGHQFLRAGSSNDEHPTMLLQEVGAAVSILLGFAPPSSLSTSSSSKLNEVLIPNPFNRPGAVFLLEVDGVNGLEKIVQDNAKLSDSVLRTNFLGSDKVDIHLLDENDVSVFSLDEQYGDLTDAAISDFSSLMGGSYASDALEPLNGVLTIPLANGAFSLHMSKKPEREYVIALLSLIRNVQRAIQMHEYLTQSTQSPAELVMGYFNGIKVLQEQQDTESLAEHGAELFLATVTKIFGSLQEAYKGQIVGVITTTSEEMGKRFDAIYTPHHNVRWLEETQPLNATLPEVLLVRRTLAWVTGIILLISTLIGIHYLLNMPLTRDTLLYSNVKLD